Proteins from one Leptospira johnsonii genomic window:
- a CDS encoding DUF192 domain-containing protein, whose protein sequence is MKVFRFFLLSVLFCLPMAGWGEYNSPLYLEKTTIYIGDHALLVEVANTDESRQRGLMFRKKLGENEGMIFIFPNEDYLSFWMKNTLIPLSIGYFSKDKKLVDVYEMAPNQTQVLYHSTQKVLYAVEANPRWFAKRGLGKNSVLKIENRFIGK, encoded by the coding sequence ATGAAAGTTTTCAGATTCTTTTTACTTTCTGTTTTATTCTGCCTTCCTATGGCAGGTTGGGGAGAATATAATTCTCCCTTATATTTAGAAAAGACCACCATATACATAGGCGATCATGCTCTTCTTGTAGAAGTCGCAAACACAGACGAATCTAGACAGAGAGGATTGATGTTTCGTAAAAAGTTAGGTGAGAATGAAGGAATGATCTTCATCTTTCCTAATGAGGACTATTTATCTTTCTGGATGAAGAATACTCTAATTCCTTTGAGTATAGGTTATTTTTCAAAAGACAAGAAGCTCGTCGATGTTTACGAAATGGCCCCGAACCAAACACAAGTTCTGTATCATTCTACCCAAAAGGTACTGTATGCAGTGGAAGCAAATCCCAGATGGTTTGCGAAACGTGGATTGGGAAAAAATTCAGTTTTAAAGATCGAGAATAGATTTATTGGAAAATGA
- a CDS encoding PP2C family protein-serine/threonine phosphatase: MNLFNKKASGILNPWSFLETEFNYREVSAWKDFVRIDQSFIRLAFFLHFLVYFLALIPEIQNSPNGTIYFGLILSLNLLSLVLSFQRKYLPAVIHGTNFSIIFLVMLILNESFYTFDDLHSLQLYNNYFLLVGFLVLFQMFRLKVKGCFLTATYSIVLHLGFIYFKLKNGPLPGFPLVLFVPDVVYLILSLIGTTIVVIVRRLVRISSELDSEYRFLQHELQIARKVQETLFPEDISIKGFKYEVFRSTPNEIGGDFYDFIQLREGNTGVFLTDIAGHGIASALVASFIKIMVATMPYRLKLHPVRLLEYLDETLLRQFKSHHASAVYIFFDFISKEIHFANGGHPYLMHSQNGNDFREIETTGSILGFGIKRPIAELVSLPIASGERLFLYTDGLIENRNPQGKQLGSEGLIEILNRNKSFTDLKQFKEAVQTELSAFFRDVEFEDDTLFLIIEME; encoded by the coding sequence ATGAATCTATTCAATAAAAAAGCTAGCGGAATACTCAACCCTTGGTCTTTCCTGGAAACCGAGTTCAACTACAGGGAAGTAAGCGCCTGGAAAGACTTCGTTCGGATCGATCAATCATTCATTCGACTTGCTTTTTTTCTGCACTTCTTAGTCTATTTTTTAGCTCTGATCCCTGAGATACAGAATTCTCCTAATGGAACCATCTATTTCGGTCTGATACTAAGTTTGAACCTTCTCAGTTTGGTTCTTTCTTTTCAAAGAAAATACCTTCCTGCAGTCATTCATGGCACAAATTTCAGCATTATTTTTTTAGTGATGCTGATCTTAAACGAATCCTTCTACACATTCGACGATCTTCATAGTTTACAACTTTATAATAATTACTTTCTGCTCGTCGGATTTTTGGTTTTATTCCAAATGTTTCGGCTTAAGGTAAAGGGCTGCTTTTTAACAGCTACGTATTCTATAGTATTACATCTTGGATTCATTTATTTTAAACTAAAGAATGGTCCTCTTCCGGGATTCCCTTTGGTTTTATTCGTACCGGATGTTGTCTATCTGATCCTAAGTTTAATCGGGACAACAATTGTTGTAATTGTAAGAAGGTTGGTTCGTATTTCTTCCGAACTGGATTCAGAATACAGATTTTTACAACATGAACTTCAGATTGCAAGAAAGGTGCAGGAGACATTATTTCCGGAAGATATTAGCATAAAAGGTTTTAAATACGAGGTATTTAGATCCACTCCCAACGAGATCGGCGGGGATTTTTACGATTTTATACAGTTAAGGGAAGGAAACACAGGGGTTTTCTTAACTGATATAGCGGGCCATGGGATCGCTTCCGCGTTAGTCGCGTCATTTATCAAAATTATGGTCGCGACCATGCCTTATCGTCTCAAACTACATCCTGTCCGACTATTGGAATATTTGGACGAGACACTTCTTAGACAGTTCAAATCTCATCATGCTTCTGCGGTTTATATATTTTTCGATTTTATTTCCAAAGAGATCCATTTTGCAAACGGGGGACATCCTTATCTGATGCATTCCCAGAATGGAAATGACTTTAGGGAAATTGAAACTACCGGAAGTATATTAGGATTTGGGATCAAAAGACCGATCGCTGAACTGGTTTCTTTGCCTATTGCGTCCGGAGAGAGGTTGTTTTTATACACGGACGGATTGATAGAGAATCGAAATCCACAAGGAAAACAGCTTGGAAGTGAAGGCCTAATTGAAATCCTGAACCGAAATAAGTCTTTTACCGATTTAAAACAGTTTAAAGAAGCTGTCCAAACCGAATTGTCTGCATTCTTTAGAGACGTAGAGTTCGAAGACGACACACTTTTTCTGATCATCGAGATGGAGTAA
- a CDS encoding enoyl-CoA hydratase-related protein encodes MSESLIHLQKEGKLAILEINRPSALNALNEELLNELTSEINNLEKDPSIRVVIITGQGKAFVAGADISKMKELNADGAEKFAALGQSTFDRIQKSRLVSIAAVNGFALGGGLELALACDIRIGSEKAKLGLPEVSLGLIPGFGGTQRLARLVGYGRAAELIFTGDMIGAEEAYRIGILNKLVKDGEDLISTAKATAESILKKGPIAVSAAKSVILNGLDMQLSKGQELEKKEFSNLFSGKESKEGMGAFLEKRTPNF; translated from the coding sequence ATGAGCGAATCACTGATCCATTTGCAGAAAGAAGGCAAACTGGCGATCTTAGAGATCAACCGTCCTTCTGCGTTAAACGCATTAAACGAAGAACTATTAAACGAACTAACTAGCGAGATCAATAATCTAGAAAAAGATCCGTCGATCCGCGTAGTGATCATTACCGGGCAAGGAAAGGCATTCGTAGCCGGAGCCGATATCTCTAAAATGAAAGAATTGAATGCAGACGGAGCGGAGAAGTTTGCAGCCCTAGGACAAAGCACTTTTGATCGCATCCAAAAGAGTAGATTGGTATCCATCGCAGCAGTGAACGGATTTGCATTGGGTGGGGGACTGGAGCTTGCGCTTGCTTGCGATATCCGTATCGGTTCCGAAAAAGCAAAATTAGGACTTCCTGAAGTCTCCCTCGGCCTGATTCCCGGATTTGGCGGGACCCAAAGACTTGCAAGATTGGTCGGTTACGGAAGAGCAGCAGAACTTATCTTCACAGGAGATATGATTGGTGCAGAAGAGGCTTATCGTATCGGTATATTAAATAAACTTGTTAAAGATGGAGAAGATCTGATCTCCACCGCAAAAGCGACCGCAGAATCCATTTTGAAAAAAGGACCTATCGCAGTTTCCGCGGCTAAATCGGTGATCCTGAACGGGTTGGATATGCAATTATCCAAAGGACAGGAATTGGAGAAAAAAGAATTCTCCAATCTATTCTCCGGAAAAGAATCCAAGGAAGGAATGGGAGCATTCTTAGAAAAACGCACCCCTAATTTTTAA
- a CDS encoding DUF3332 family protein — protein sequence MMKNVLKKIILTLVLVGASFGSLANCFGKFALVRVFYNANDGINVGGGLLAKIVKTVLFYIPFGFLMAIGGFIDFLLFNLIEFWSGSNPVGLNEYDKEGRYAKSFEQEGEKLTLVYTDFGSRLDLTAISKEGKSETLTAFRSQPGKFFVEREGQLSEIEVTSQSVGSQVILKLTEQGKLKSSKVVEAQSLQDLQLRAAESL from the coding sequence ATGATGAAAAACGTTTTAAAAAAAATCATCCTTACCTTGGTACTGGTAGGAGCTAGCTTCGGTTCCTTAGCGAACTGCTTTGGGAAATTCGCACTCGTAAGAGTCTTTTACAATGCCAACGACGGAATCAATGTGGGCGGCGGCCTTCTTGCAAAGATCGTAAAAACGGTTCTATTTTATATTCCTTTCGGATTTTTAATGGCAATCGGTGGATTTATCGACTTTCTTCTTTTCAACCTGATCGAGTTCTGGTCCGGAAGTAACCCTGTAGGACTAAACGAGTACGATAAAGAAGGAAGATACGCGAAATCTTTCGAACAAGAGGGAGAAAAACTGACTTTAGTTTACACTGATTTCGGTTCCAGATTGGATCTGACAGCTATTTCTAAAGAAGGAAAATCAGAAACTCTGACCGCTTTTCGTTCTCAGCCTGGTAAATTTTTCGTAGAGAGAGAAGGTCAACTTTCAGAGATCGAAGTTACTTCTCAGTCAGTAGGATCCCAAGTGATCTTAAAACTTACTGAGCAAGGTAAATTAAAATCTTCTAAAGTAGTTGAAGCTCAAAGCTTGCAAGACCTTCAATTAAGAGCGGCAGAATCGCTTTAA
- a CDS encoding LIMLP_12425 family protein has protein sequence MEKQASKQQGTKFGFAAIFQKEDPDHVKLENSLVRAVSELRMEQMKDVRLSKDFDLRLENLLKDVRFDEETSWSKLYRSFVWNRSFQYSLSAALAILVLAVTVGRFSSSNETSLAERSGTLTVGEDREFVDLPSSARVDVDMNSRHLLEISKNPQAHKTLGSLEQYFLEKGDYRTAQEIRHVLESTSK, from the coding sequence ATGGAAAAACAAGCAAGTAAACAACAGGGCACGAAATTCGGCTTCGCCGCAATTTTTCAAAAGGAAGACCCGGATCATGTTAAATTAGAAAATTCTTTAGTTCGAGCGGTTTCCGAACTTAGAATGGAACAAATGAAGGATGTCCGTCTCTCTAAGGACTTTGATCTTCGACTAGAGAATCTTCTCAAAGATGTCCGCTTCGACGAAGAAACTTCTTGGTCTAAACTTTACCGCAGTTTTGTCTGGAACCGTTCCTTCCAATACTCCCTCAGCGCAGCTCTCGCAATCCTAGTTCTTGCAGTTACAGTCGGTCGCTTCTCTTCTTCCAACGAAACAAGTTTGGCAGAAAGATCCGGAACTCTTACAGTCGGCGAAGACCGCGAATTCGTGGATCTTCCTTCCTCTGCAAGAGTGGATGTGGATATGAATTCACGTCATCTTCTGGAAATTTCCAAAAATCCCCAAGCTCATAAGACCTTAGGTTCTTTAGAGCAGTATTTTCTCGAAAAAGGGGATTATAGAACGGCTCAAGAAATTCGCCACGTTCTGGAATCTACTAGCAAATAA
- a CDS encoding MBOAT family O-acyltransferase, which yields MIFPTLEFFLFFSFVFVTHWYILPALIPEPKLRKSLIHIFLLIMSYIFYMSWNWKFGGLILLSTVIDFFLADLIFESKDQSFRKKMIVISLVLNLVFILGFFKYYGFLSENLNALLHYWGFPGLFPILKIVLPVGISFYTFQSLSYTIDVYRGAIPSEKNFIRFALFVSFFPQLVAGPIVTAKSFLPQLQTEKKIEDIPFRKAIRYFLMGYFKKVVLSDNISPIADLIFKNPDVYSTEALWLGAFLFWVQVYCDFSGYTDMAYSAALLLGYELPENFRMPYISQSVTEHWRRWHITLSSWLRDYVYISLGGNRVGLFRHRFNVWFTMFVGGIWHGANWTFLIWGSIQGGFLLLESVLKEWKAKWFPELTISDSWDKILTPVRVLYTSTVAVTFGVIFRSANIESALNMIHGMYVYQSGELRPYMLKQGIPAILCVIIGHYLGWLIYEKGKEFKIPVWLEFSLYPLIAFCFAILSPDGEIPFIYFDF from the coding sequence GTGATCTTTCCCACACTGGAATTTTTTCTTTTTTTCTCCTTCGTATTTGTAACCCATTGGTACATTTTACCGGCGCTTATTCCGGAGCCAAAACTACGCAAATCACTCATCCATATTTTCCTACTCATCATGAGTTATATCTTCTATATGAGCTGGAACTGGAAATTCGGCGGTTTGATCTTATTATCCACCGTAATTGATTTCTTTTTGGCGGATCTGATCTTCGAATCTAAGGACCAAAGTTTCCGAAAGAAGATGATCGTCATCAGCTTGGTCTTGAACCTTGTATTCATTTTAGGATTTTTTAAATATTACGGATTCTTAAGCGAGAATCTGAATGCTCTCCTGCATTATTGGGGCTTTCCTGGTTTATTCCCTATTCTTAAAATAGTTCTTCCTGTTGGGATTTCCTTTTATACCTTCCAGAGTTTGAGTTATACGATAGACGTATACAGAGGAGCCATTCCGTCCGAAAAGAACTTCATAAGATTTGCGTTATTCGTTTCCTTCTTCCCTCAGTTGGTGGCGGGGCCGATCGTTACAGCCAAAAGTTTTTTACCTCAGCTACAAACAGAGAAGAAGATAGAGGATATCCCTTTCAGAAAAGCGATCCGTTATTTTCTAATGGGATATTTTAAGAAGGTAGTATTATCGGATAATATTTCTCCGATCGCAGACCTGATCTTTAAGAACCCGGATGTGTATTCTACGGAAGCACTTTGGTTAGGCGCGTTTCTTTTCTGGGTTCAAGTATACTGCGATTTTAGCGGTTATACGGATATGGCATATTCTGCGGCTCTTCTCTTAGGTTATGAGCTGCCCGAAAACTTTAGAATGCCTTATATTTCTCAGTCGGTTACCGAACATTGGAGAAGGTGGCATATCACTCTTTCCAGTTGGCTCAGAGACTATGTGTATATTTCTCTGGGTGGAAATCGTGTAGGGCTTTTTCGTCATAGATTTAATGTTTGGTTCACGATGTTTGTGGGGGGAATTTGGCACGGAGCCAATTGGACTTTCCTCATCTGGGGATCTATCCAAGGCGGATTCTTATTATTAGAATCTGTATTAAAAGAATGGAAAGCAAAATGGTTCCCGGAATTAACAATTTCAGATTCTTGGGACAAGATATTAACCCCTGTTAGAGTTTTATATACGAGCACGGTGGCAGTTACCTTCGGTGTGATCTTCCGATCTGCAAATATAGAATCCGCTCTGAATATGATCCACGGAATGTACGTCTATCAAAGCGGGGAACTTAGACCTTATATGTTAAAGCAAGGGATCCCAGCGATACTTTGTGTGATCATCGGACATTATCTAGGTTGGCTTATTTACGAAAAAGGAAAGGAGTTTAAGATTCCTGTCTGGTTGGAATTTTCTCTTTATCCATTGATCGCATTTTGTTTTGCGATCTTAAGTCCGGATGGAGAAATCCCTTTTATCTACTTCGACTTCTGA
- a CDS encoding RNA polymerase sigma factor, producing MIETDNPHRKQTVRDKEIQLLKRIKEGDDKAYIELTGPYRERLYRKAVSMVKDGDDAEDIVQDALISGYRSIRNFRAESGVYTWLYRIVVNKSKDLLAKRKRARENSMDDSEFQVTDDRISFEKKVELSDESNYLINKINELEDIYKEVIELRYFEEMSYSQIAEILGTNIGTVKSRLFKAKEFLKHLIMKDGKGEGFFR from the coding sequence ATGATCGAAACCGATAATCCTCATCGCAAACAAACCGTACGAGATAAAGAAATCCAACTTCTAAAACGGATCAAAGAAGGGGACGACAAGGCATACATAGAGCTTACCGGCCCTTATAGAGAGAGATTGTATAGAAAGGCTGTCTCTATGGTAAAAGATGGAGATGACGCGGAGGATATCGTCCAAGACGCACTGATCTCTGGATACCGCTCCATACGCAATTTTAGGGCAGAATCCGGGGTTTATACCTGGCTTTACCGTATCGTGGTCAATAAATCCAAGGACCTTCTGGCCAAAAGAAAGAGGGCCAGGGAGAATTCCATGGACGATTCCGAGTTCCAGGTCACGGATGATCGTATTAGCTTCGAAAAAAAAGTAGAACTTTCCGACGAGAGTAACTATCTAATCAACAAAATCAACGAACTCGAGGATATATACAAAGAAGTCATCGAGCTCCGGTATTTCGAGGAAATGTCCTATTCACAAATAGCAGAGATCCTCGGAACCAATATCGGAACAGTCAAAAGCCGGCTCTTTAAGGCAAAGGAATTTTTGAAACATCTGATTATGAAAGATGGAAAGGGCGAAGGCTTTTTTAGGTAG
- a CDS encoding methyl-accepting chemotaxis protein: MSIRFRISLYLSVVLLSGSVILTAINSIGSYFSLKYQVEDGSRMAGERFAYEVKDFLDSALGSLRGTEYLLESSKPAREEVVAALWKLVEANQYYFGTWVVFEPNGFDGQDARFKNRPPYHDGTGRFVPYINKSKGAVTVEPVIYYENLDDSGAFYTVPKKTLHDFVADPFSYPVGGKEVLMVSLVKPIFRGGSFSGVVGIDLAMENLQELLGPIKPFRGEGYLTLISPNGTYAANGKDPSLVGKKNPDQEWLKQIVEGISKGKPFSLHGGGEGHHFFPFLLGNYDKPWAVEVSIPDSIFWSDMRGVILQTILSSLVIMVVILIILNLIFNKLITTGLLEAIGFSEKIADGDLTSHIEIAREDEIGKLLKSMDMMKVNLSKIIQDIKTSSTKLNSTSDQMAESSRNFSDVAQAQASAAEESSAAVEELAASAENVRRSMEKAIENMKEIDTNVVLLREQIGTINNEMQTLSQVASESQERAVTGENAMGATNQAMDEIGESASRINEILSIITEISEKTNLLALNAAIEAARAGEAGKGFAVVAEEIGKLASQTSSSVQEIGELVDSTNNAVHNGNTKVKEASDILRKLRTSVDSFGLSAKKVLESVRTQEKNTQDIHQSANFLMSFSLQIEEAVQEQKRATDEITKTIVSISEGTQEVASGADDLTSYSGEMHQQSEGLLKSVDKFKL; this comes from the coding sequence ATGAGTATTCGGTTCAGGATTTCACTTTATCTCTCGGTAGTTTTACTCTCCGGTTCGGTCATTTTGACCGCGATCAACTCGATTGGATCTTATTTCAGTCTGAAGTATCAAGTGGAAGATGGATCCAGAATGGCCGGAGAAAGATTTGCCTATGAGGTGAAGGATTTTTTGGACTCAGCCTTGGGCTCTCTTAGGGGGACCGAATATCTATTAGAATCTTCTAAACCAGCTCGGGAAGAAGTTGTTGCTGCACTCTGGAAATTGGTGGAGGCCAACCAATATTATTTCGGGACCTGGGTTGTATTCGAACCTAACGGATTTGATGGACAGGATGCAAGATTTAAGAATAGACCTCCTTATCATGATGGCACAGGGAGATTTGTGCCTTATATCAACAAATCTAAAGGTGCAGTCACAGTAGAGCCGGTAATATATTACGAAAATCTGGACGACTCTGGGGCCTTCTATACTGTTCCTAAAAAGACTCTTCATGATTTTGTTGCGGATCCTTTTTCTTATCCTGTAGGTGGAAAGGAAGTTCTCATGGTTTCCTTGGTGAAACCAATATTTAGAGGAGGAAGTTTTTCAGGAGTGGTAGGCATCGACCTCGCCATGGAAAATTTACAAGAGCTCTTAGGGCCTATCAAACCATTCAGGGGAGAAGGTTATCTTACACTTATTTCTCCAAATGGAACCTACGCAGCTAATGGAAAGGATCCTTCTTTAGTCGGTAAAAAGAACCCAGACCAAGAATGGTTGAAACAGATCGTAGAAGGAATCTCAAAAGGAAAACCTTTTTCTCTACATGGAGGAGGAGAAGGTCATCATTTCTTTCCTTTTTTATTAGGAAATTATGATAAACCTTGGGCAGTAGAAGTTTCAATTCCTGATTCCATCTTCTGGTCGGATATGAGAGGAGTGATCCTTCAGACGATTTTGTCCTCTCTGGTGATCATGGTAGTCATACTGATCATTCTAAACTTGATCTTCAATAAACTCATCACTACAGGACTATTGGAAGCGATCGGTTTTTCTGAGAAGATTGCGGATGGAGATCTGACTTCCCATATAGAGATCGCAAGAGAAGATGAGATAGGTAAACTACTCAAGTCCATGGATATGATGAAGGTGAATCTTTCTAAGATCATCCAGGATATCAAAACTTCTTCTACAAAACTGAACAGTACTTCGGATCAAATGGCGGAGTCCAGTCGTAACTTCTCGGATGTTGCTCAGGCCCAGGCTTCTGCGGCGGAGGAATCTTCTGCAGCTGTGGAAGAACTTGCAGCCTCCGCAGAGAATGTTCGTAGATCGATGGAAAAAGCGATCGAGAATATGAAGGAGATAGATACCAACGTGGTTTTACTTAGAGAACAGATTGGTACTATCAATAATGAGATGCAGACATTATCCCAGGTGGCATCCGAATCCCAGGAGAGAGCGGTGACAGGGGAGAATGCGATGGGCGCGACGAACCAAGCAATGGATGAGATTGGAGAAAGTGCGAGTCGTATCAATGAGATCTTATCTATCATCACTGAGATTTCTGAAAAGACAAATCTTCTCGCATTGAATGCAGCGATAGAAGCAGCAAGAGCCGGAGAAGCTGGTAAGGGATTTGCTGTAGTTGCAGAAGAGATAGGTAAACTTGCGTCTCAAACGTCTTCTTCTGTACAAGAGATCGGAGAGCTTGTGGATTCGACAAACAATGCGGTTCATAACGGAAACACTAAAGTAAAAGAAGCAAGTGATATACTTCGTAAGTTAAGGACCTCCGTTGATTCCTTTGGATTATCTGCGAAGAAGGTATTGGAATCAGTAAGAACCCAAGAGAAGAATACACAAGACATCCATCAATCAGCGAATTTCCTCATGAGTTTCAGTTTACAAATAGAAGAAGCAGTCCAAGAACAGAAACGTGCAACCGACGAGATTACTAAAACGATCGTAAGTATCTCGGAAGGAACTCAGGAAGTAGCCTCCGGAGCGGATGACCTCACTTCTTACTCTGGTGAGATGCACCAGCAATCCGAAGGACTTCTCAAATCTGTGGATAAGTTTAAACTTTAA
- a CDS encoding PilZ domain-containing protein, with protein sequence MSEPGQKPRSPRFYPRDFDEYIVQVDSGLITLEGKLGNISESGICILMSGEDLPGSVPIEGSVIERRTGKRLEFLGDVVWKIPKQVDSKRKYLYGIRFRDPLELTESLILINLSLEG encoded by the coding sequence ATGAGCGAACCCGGCCAAAAACCTAGGAGTCCCAGATTTTATCCCAGAGATTTCGACGAGTATATCGTACAGGTGGATTCTGGTCTCATCACGTTAGAAGGAAAACTAGGCAATATTTCCGAATCCGGTATCTGCATTTTAATGAGCGGAGAAGATCTGCCAGGCTCCGTTCCGATCGAAGGTTCAGTCATCGAAAGAAGGACTGGCAAACGTCTGGAATTTTTAGGAGACGTAGTTTGGAAAATCCCAAAGCAGGTGGACTCCAAACGAAAGTATTTATATGGGATACGCTTTAGAGATCCTTTAGAACTGACAGAGTCTCTAATACTCATCAATCTTTCCTTAGAAGGTTAA
- a CDS encoding lysophospholipid acyltransferase family protein, which produces MSSKNIQKPHPGSSEKARKALRWFGRLYGSLFYKAEVYGLENVPETGKVLVLSKHQRNDDIPLGLSKALYHRRMDIWAIMKDSLASPMFFDFFLRCGGIPLNRKEPRKSKNDLLFAKKVLNEGNMLVIFPEQTTVPYKMGKGRPGGFRFIVGKPEEPLPVLCLGLEYKPRGFLRRTSFIVRAGKLRYLTADMDPEDFLHDCMHEIASLTSLKYPFEQSKKSADLELEEAPI; this is translated from the coding sequence ATGTCATCCAAGAATATACAAAAGCCACATCCAGGAAGTTCCGAAAAAGCCAGAAAAGCTCTGCGCTGGTTCGGAAGACTCTACGGATCCTTATTTTATAAAGCGGAAGTTTACGGATTAGAGAATGTACCCGAAACCGGAAAAGTCCTAGTATTGTCCAAACACCAAAGAAACGACGATATCCCCTTGGGACTTTCCAAAGCATTATACCATAGAAGAATGGATATCTGGGCGATCATGAAAGACTCGCTTGCTTCTCCCATGTTCTTTGATTTTTTCCTTCGTTGTGGGGGAATTCCTCTCAACAGAAAAGAACCCAGAAAAAGTAAAAACGATCTACTATTCGCTAAAAAGGTCCTAAACGAAGGAAATATGCTAGTGATCTTTCCAGAACAAACTACCGTTCCCTACAAAATGGGAAAAGGCCGCCCCGGTGGATTTAGATTTATAGTCGGAAAACCGGAAGAACCGCTTCCCGTTCTATGCTTGGGATTGGAATATAAGCCAAGAGGCTTCTTGCGTAGGACCAGCTTCATAGTTCGCGCAGGAAAACTCAGATATTTAACTGCAGATATGGACCCGGAAGATTTCCTACATGATTGTATGCATGAGATCGCAAGCCTAACCAGCCTCAAATATCCATTTGAACAGAGTAAAAAATCAGCAGATCTGGAGCTGGAAGAAGCACCTATCTAA
- the hpf gene encoding ribosome hibernation-promoting factor, HPF/YfiA family, giving the protein MKIVFNWKNLDHSGTAEDYAGKKLERVSKYIQKLVSMEISFEQVHGLISANLNLAADGSKFNAQHEDKDIYSCIDGLEDKIVKQVSKHHDKKAAH; this is encoded by the coding sequence ATGAAAATCGTTTTTAATTGGAAAAATTTAGATCATTCCGGAACGGCAGAAGATTATGCCGGAAAAAAGTTAGAACGAGTCTCTAAATACATACAAAAGTTAGTTTCGATGGAAATTTCATTCGAACAGGTGCATGGGCTGATCAGCGCTAATTTGAATTTAGCTGCAGACGGAAGTAAGTTTAACGCTCAACACGAAGACAAAGATATTTATTCCTGCATAGACGGTTTAGAAGATAAGATCGTAAAACAAGTAAGCAAACACCACGACAAAAAAGCCGCTCATTGA
- a CDS encoding tetratricopeptide repeat protein, whose translation MNKIIKIALILSISTAIYAEPETSVIESSLKNYTPETDTQLANKLTALGSLKQKTRDYEGAIAFYDQSLAVRTKIGDKESAGYALVLYLKSISEFRLGKSCQALENIKEVIHVYQKIGDLDSALHAEEEGLKKYQEACSLAFAKQPSLTLNKD comes from the coding sequence ATGAACAAAATAATTAAAATTGCCTTAATTTTAAGCATCTCCACTGCAATTTATGCAGAACCTGAGACCAGTGTGATCGAAAGTTCGCTCAAGAACTATACACCTGAGACAGATACCCAGCTGGCAAATAAGCTTACTGCCCTCGGAAGTCTAAAACAAAAAACCAGAGACTACGAAGGTGCAATCGCTTTTTACGATCAGTCCTTAGCTGTGAGAACAAAAATCGGTGATAAAGAAAGTGCTGGATACGCTCTGGTTCTTTACCTGAAATCCATCTCCGAATTCCGTCTCGGCAAATCCTGCCAAGCTTTAGAGAACATTAAAGAAGTTATCCATGTATACCAAAAGATTGGTGACCTTGATTCAGCTCTTCACGCAGAGGAAGAAGGTCTTAAAAAATACCAGGAAGCATGTAGCCTGGCTTTTGCGAAACAGCCAAGCCTGACTCTAAACAAGGACTAA